The Xiphophorus couchianus chromosome 6, X_couchianus-1.0, whole genome shotgun sequence genomic interval CACTCTGTTTTATGATTATTAAAGTTCACTGTGCAGTAAGttaaaagctgcagaaagaaaaaaaggcactctggcaaaatacaaaattttattaatcttaaaaaaaaaaaaaaaaaaagccaacacTTCCTTTGCTAAGTATATGTGAACCGCTAATAGTTTGTGTGAACGCAGCATGCTGACTGCCGCTCCCATGTCTGATTATTTTGTAATGCTGCCCGGATGGATTCCATTATTCAATAGCTGTTCAACAACTCTGTGTCCTCTGCTGTGAGTACTAATGAGGATGAGCGTTTTGTCTTAGTCGGAGGGCTTTGATGAGAACCGTCACACTTGCTTGACTCTTGCTTCGTCTTTCTAACATTACAGGTGGGATTCCTAACTTGGAGACATTTTGTTGTGGATGGATCCATTTTCCCACATAGATGATTGTTTCCTGTTGATTTGTAGAAGTGTAATTTCTCCATATTGGTCTGCTTGCCGTTCTCACTTATCAGTGGTGCCGCATTCAGTACCTCTCTGACAACCTTCTGTCTGccaactacaaaaaaaaaaaacacatctcagCACTTAATTTGTAAATtgattaacaaattaaaaatgtaatggaCTTACAGAAGCGAAGTGCTGAGGCCCTTGACTCTTCCGTTTTCTTCGGTTTAGGCATCTGGCAGCCACTTGTTTCCCACTGATTTACAACCtggaaagaagaagaatgtgGATAAATGATTCTTATTGAAACAGATTATCTACACTCCTGGTATTGCCTAAAATTGATTACCTGTTCTGCCCATCCTTCTGTTTTACATCCCGAGTGATCGAAGGTGTTCAGTGGTTTCTCCGAATGAATTAGCCCCAATAAGTTCCACACGGTTGTCTTCAATCCTGTGCCAAGCtcatatataaataataaattattctcaggcccaaaacaaaaaaaaatacccagATAAGTATAATACATCACAAATAGTGCCTGTTAAGCCAGATGTATTGTCTATATTATCTACCCTAATCCCtggttttgacattttcagcttcTTGATAATTGAAAAAGTTATATTTCAAGGAATTACTTGAATTTATAGCAGTAGTGAAAGGTGCTTTAAGAGAAAGTAGGCTACAGTTGTCCAacttcatttgtaaaataaatgtaaaactagGTATCCATTTCCTTGAGCTTTGCAGGTAcattctactttgtgttggtctgtcacgtAACATCCAAATCAAATACACTATTTGTGGTTATAACATGACAGAATGTGGTATGAATCTTTCATAATACACTCTTGTCTTACTTTCATGTTGGTCCCAGATGCATCAAGCTTCACCAGCTTTGGGAGGCAGGTAAGGTATCTCAAAGCCATCTCCGAGAGGGGATTGCCTgtataagaaagaaaaaaaatatataatattatacaGTCTATGTTTGCAGTCAGTGCTCACCAGACTCCATTGAAATTACGGACAGGAAACATCCAGGAGTTCCAGGGAGTCCAGTCCTTTCTGCATCATCCGGATAGGCGCGGTCAATCTTTGCAGGCCAGCATCTGACAGATGGTTGCCACCAATAAACAGCTGAGTCAGGCTGCTATGGAAGACAGGATTCAGAGTTAATACTATCTTTTCTGCTTAGTGCATCCTAAAAAGCCAAGCCTTACCTCGCCAGTGACATGGAAGTGAGGTGACCAAACAGCTCATGATCATCTCCTAGTCTACAGCCAAACAAATCCAGAGACTTTAAACTATGAAATGCTTTTATCTCGGTGATCCTCTCATGCAGGAGTGGAAACCTGCAGAATAAGAAAAGCAGACATGAATGGCAACTATCTATGGCAAAAAGAGGCAGAGAGGCATGGAGGAGAGGAGATAACAATATTCCCCAACCTGTTTCTAAGACAGAGTGAGCCCAGCACTAAATCTCCATATGCGTCACTGAATAATTTCAAGGCTTTCTGAGAAATATCTGGGTTTAAAAACACGCGGTTCTCTTCTGCTGCTACAAAAAGTCTGTCGCCTATTTGCTCTGGGAAGCCAACCAAAGAGTCCACATGTTGGATGTTGTCAGCAACGAACAGCAGAGTGATGTCAAAGAGGGATTTAGTTGTGTATCTCAGACTTCCTTCCTCGTTgtaggtgaaaataaaatgctccTTTTTCAGCACAAACGGATTCGTCCTCCTGCATGATGATGATGTTGGTGGTTTTGGTTGTGCCAGAATAATGTCACTCACACGACGAAGGCTGCCTCTTTCTCGAACATAAATGGTGCTGCTGTCCATTACAAACACGCAAAAACTTCTCTTAACTGAACAGCAGATTTGAATACAGACTCTAAGGAGATCACAAATTCACACCAGAGGGTCATTAGCTTAAGCTATAAACAAAGAAGCGCCTTTGTGTTCACGGTATTCCCAGCTACACCTATTCATCATTCTCAGTATTGTTAGATTCCTCGCTACCAGTATGCAGCTTTCACAGGCATGAGCAGATCCCTTTGCTATCATAGAGCATAGACCCATTAGAAGAGCAAACGCATAAGAGGCTTCTACGTCGCTTCGCCGCCATATATATATGGGGTTCcatttgtgtcaaaaataaGTAGAAGTCATAT includes:
- the lrrc42 gene encoding leucine-rich repeat-containing protein 42 isoform X1; the encoded protein is MDSSTIYVRERGSLRRVSDIILAQPKPPTSSSCRRTNPFVLKKEHFIFTYNEEGSLRYTTKSLFDITLLFVADNIQHVDSLVGFPEQIGDRLFVAAEENRVFLNPDISQKALKLFSDAYGDLVLGSLCLRNRFPLLHERITEIKAFHSLKSLDLFGCRLGDDHELFGHLTSMSLASSLTQLFIGGNHLSDAGLQRLTAPIRMMQKGLDSLELLDVSCNPLSEMALRYLTCLPKLVKLDASGTNMKLGTGLKTTVWNLLGLIHSEKPLNTFDHSGCKTEGWAEQVVNQWETSGCQMPKPKKTEESRASALRFFGRQKVVREVLNAAPLISENGKQTNMEKLHFYKSTGNNHLCGKMDPSTTKCLQVRNPTCNVRKTKQESSKCDGSHQSPPTKTKRSSSLVLTAEDTELLNSY
- the lrrc42 gene encoding leucine-rich repeat-containing protein 42 isoform X2 encodes the protein MDSSTIYVRERGSLRRVSDIILAQPKPPTSSSCRRTNPFVLKKEHFIFTYNEEGSLRYTTKSLFDITLLFVADNIQHVDSLVGFPEQIGDRLFVAAEENRVFLNPDISQKALKLFSDAYGDLVLGSLCLRNRFPLLHERITEIKAFHSLKSLDLFGCRLGDDHELFGHLTSMSLASLTQLFIGGNHLSDAGLQRLTAPIRMMQKGLDSLELLDVSCNPLSEMALRYLTCLPKLVKLDASGTNMKLGTGLKTTVWNLLGLIHSEKPLNTFDHSGCKTEGWAEQVVNQWETSGCQMPKPKKTEESRASALRFFGRQKVVREVLNAAPLISENGKQTNMEKLHFYKSTGNNHLCGKMDPSTTKCLQVRNPTCNVRKTKQESSKCDGSHQSPPTKTKRSSSLVLTAEDTELLNSY